The window CGCCGTGCCACGTCGGCCGGCAGCGCGAGCGGCGGCAGCAGCGCCTTGCGTCCGGTCCCGGGCTCGTGCCGCGCCACATGCACGGTGAGCAGTCCCTCGCCGTCCTCCCAGCCGCCCGGCGCATCGGGGAACAGCTGCGGCGCATAGATGACCGCGCGAGCGCGCATCTCGCCGCGGCGCAGGCGGCCGGTGGCCCGGCGGGCCCCGTACTGCTCCTCCGGGTAGAGCAGGGGCGGCTGGGGGTCAGGGTCGGCGGCGGGCCCGGCGGGGGATGTCGGCCGGCGGGATCCGCGGCGCGGGCCCGAGGAGCTCGGCCCCTTCCCCGGTGCCGCGCAGGAGCCGCCGGGCCATGAGCATCCCGACCCCCAGGGCGAGGACCACCCCCACCGCCATCGCGGGTGCGGGCAGGTCGGGGATGCGCAGCACCAGGAGGAGGACGACACCCACGAAGCCCCCGCCGAGCACGGCGGTGATCACGGTGCCGGCGCGCAGCACGCGGCGGTGCGGGAAGCCGGGCTCGAGCGCCCACGGGTCCCAGCCGAACATCCGACGCCGCCGGCCTCCGGAGGGCTCGCGGCGGTGCAGCGGAGGTGCGCTCTGCTCGCGTGCGGTCACGAGGCCCACGACACGGGGCGAGGTGACGCCGACCCCGCGAAATCGGACCCTTGACCATCGGACCCTTGACCTGGAGTGCACTCCATGGTTTTGGCTGTGACGCATGTGGATCCTGCTGCTCGCGCCCTTCGCGCTCCTCGCCCTGTCCCAGCTGCTCGCCCTCGTCGCCGTCGGCCAGGCCGCGCCCGACACCGGTCTCGGTGCCGCCGCACTGTCGGTGCCCACCGTCGCCTACGTCGCCGCGGCGCTGCTCAGCGTCGCCGTGGTCGTCATCGCCGCGATCCCCGCCCGCGTCTCCGAGCCGGGTCCGCGCGGGGCGCTGATCGCCCTGGCGGTGCTGGCCGGGGCGCTGATCTGCGCCGCTCCCCTGCTGTGGGGTCGGACCATCGGCGAGTTCCACCTCAGCCACCATCTGGTGCGCGCGGCCGCCGTGGCCGTGTGCCTCGTGCTGTACTCCTGGTATGTCGCTGCCCATCGGTGAGGTCGCCCGCCGCAGCGGGCTCAGCCCGGAAGTGCGGGCCCGGGTGGAGGCGGCGCGGGCCGCCCTGGACGAGCTGGACGCGGCCCTGGACGAAAAGGAGCGGGCGCTTGCCGAGGCCCGCGCACAGCTGCGCTCGTGGCGGGAGGAGCTGGACTCCGGGGAGCCCTGGCCGGACACGCCGATCGGCTGAGCCGGGCGGCCCGGAGTTCGATGCCGGGGATCAGTCGCGGCCGGCCGCTCGTCGACGCTCCCCATCAGCACCGGCTCGCCGCGCCGGCTCCCCGACGCTCAATCGTCGTCGGCTGCTGCCCCGTCCAGTTCGTGCCATCGCCCGAGCGGCGTCGTCCTGGCTGAATATTCGCCTCGCTGGGGTCCGCTGATCGAGGGTTCGGGTGCCACGTCGCTGCCGTAGCGGTGGCGTCGTTCGGGACCACCAGTGGTGTCGTTGGGGCCGCTCTGTCTACGCTCCTTCCGCCGTGTGTATAGGGCACGCGGCGGAAGGAGCAATCTGGAATGGTACGGAAGATCAGGGCGAAGCTGGTGCTCCAGCTGCGCGCAGAAGGTCTGTCGGGGCGAGCGATTTCGTCCTCGCAGGGCATGTCCCGCAAGTCCGTGAGGGCGGTGTTCGAGGCCGCTGACGCTGCAGGGATCGGGTGGGGCGATATCGCGGACGTCGCCGATGAGCAGGTGTATGCCCGGTTGTTCCCGGGCCGGGGCGAGCACGAGAGCGTGTTCGCACAGCCGGACTGGGAACAGGTCCATCGAGAGATGGCCAGGGTCGGCGTGACGCTGAAGCTGTTGCACGGCGAGTACTTCGACGCGACCACGGCGGCTGGGGATCCGGCGATGGGGTATGACCGGTTTTGCCGCACCTACCAGCACCACGTCATGGTCACCGGTGCCGCTTCGAGAGTCGGTCACAAGGCCGGCCAGAGCGTGGAGGTCGACTGGTCCGGCCCCACGATGGAGCTGGCCGATCCGGTCACCGGCGAGGTCTCGAAGGTGTTCTTGTTCGTTGCCTGCCTGCCTTTTTCTCGTTACGCGTTCTGCTTCCCGGCGCTGGATATGCGCCAGGAGTCCTGGCTGCGAGCGCACGTAGCGATGTTCGAGGCGCTGGGCGGGACGGTCCCGAGGATCGTTCCGGACAACCTCAAGACCGGTGTGGTGAAGCACCCCCGCGAGGGCGAGATCGTCCTGAACGATGCGTATCGCGAGATGGCAGCGCATTACTCGGCGGCGGTGCTCCCGGGGAGGGTGCGGAAACCGAAAGACAAGGCGAGCGTGGAGAACACCGTCGCGCACGTCGCGACCTGGGTCATCGCCGGGCTGCGGGATCAGCGATTCACGTCCCTGCCCGAACTTGCAGCCGCCATCGGGCAGCGGATGGAGGCCTATAACGCGGAGCCGTTCCAGAAGCGGCCCGGATCCCGCGCCAGCGTGTTCGACGCGGAGGAGCGGCCGCTGCTGACGCCGCTGCCGGCGGTGCCCTACGAGATCTCGACATGGCACTACGGACGACGAGTGGGCAGGAACGGGCACGTCACGTTCGCGCGGAACTTCTACTCCGCGCCGTTCGCGCACATCGGCGCGAAGGTCGATCTGCGCATCACGGCCCGGACGCTGGAGATCTATCAGGGCAGCCAGCGACTGACCAGTCACCTGCTGCTCCCGGAGACCGCGAGCAATGAGTACCGCACCAACGACGCGGACCTACCTGCGGGCGAGCGTTTCCAGGCCTGGGACGCGCAGAGGGTGCGGGCGTGGGCAGATCGGGTCGGGCCGGCCACGGTGATCGTGATCCAGCGGATCTTCGAGTCCGTGCCGATCGTGGAACAGGGCCTGGATCCCGCGTTGGCGGTGCTACGGCTCTCTCGCCGCTTCTCCGTAGATCGGGTCGAGGCGGCCTGCGCACTCGCGCTGACGGGACGGGTCCGTTCACCGCGCTATGCGCATCTGCACCCGATCTTGGCCACCGGGCAGGACAAGGTCGCCGCCCTGCGTCCACCCCGCGAGGAACCCGCGGAAGACGGCGGATACGTCCGTGGCGCCGACTACTACGCCGGAGGTGTCCGGTGAGCGTGATCGATAACGACACGAAGCGGAAGCTGCGCGAGATGGGCGCGACCGCGCTGCTGGACGCGATCGATGCCCAGGATGAGGCTCACGTGCTGGGGATGTCGTTCCAGGAACGGCTCCAGCTGATCGTGGACGAGGCGCATTCCATCTTCAATCATGGAAAGGTCGAGGGTCTGATCCGCCGGGCGGGGCTGCGTTATCCCGGAGCGGACCTGCGGCGGCTGGATCTGGTCGAGGAACGGGGACTGAACCGGAACGTGATCGCGCAACTGGCAACCTGCTCCTTCATCCAGCGGCAACAGAACGTGGTCTTCCAGGGCTTCACCGGCTCAGGGAAGTCCTACCTCGGCTGCGCGCTGGCGAAGCAGGCCTGCCAGCACCGGCTCCGAGCCCACTACATCCGAATGCCCGACCTCGAAGAGGCCTGGGCCCTGGCAAAGGACAAGCCGCAGGGCCAGACGAAGTTCCTGCGGAAGTACTCCACGTTCTCGCTGCTGGTGATCGACGAGTGGCTGCTGGACCATCCTGACGAGGGAATGCGTTCGATGCTGCTGGAACTGCTCGAGCGCCGCTATGACACCGGCTCGACCGTGTTCTGCACCCAGTACCCGAAGAAGGACTGGCACGCCCGGCTCGGTGGAGCAGTCCACGCCGATGCGATCATGGACCGCATCGTGCACAACACAATCTGGATCGACACCGGCGACAGGAACATGCGAGAACACACCGCACTGCCCCAGTGACCCGATGCCGGCGGGAGCCAGTGGTCCCCACCGCGGCGGCTACTGGCCCCCGTCGGCACGATCGGCGGTCCCCAAGAGCAAGATTCGGTGGCTCCCACGACTACGAATACTCATCCTGGCCCGCGCGACAAGCTCCGCCGGGACCGCGCCACGCTGTTCGAGGGCATCGAGCACCGCAGCGCAGGTGCTCTCGAGCGCGTGGCGCTCCGCCTCGGGCAGCCGACGCAGCGTGCGGCGCAGCTCCCCGGCCGCGCCCCGCACGTCGGCGGCTCCTGCATGCCGCCTCGCCGCTGCGGTGTCCTCCCACAGGAGGGTGCCCACCTCGTCGATCGCGGCGCGCACCCCCTCCGCATTGGTCCGCTCGGACCTCGCGGCCCAGAGGTTCAGGGCCGCGAGCCCCATCGCGAGAGCGAACGGGATCAGCCCCAGCGCGGCGACCACTGGGGACGCCATCACGGCCGCCGGGACCGCGAACCACGGCAGCACCAGCAGCATCACCAGCGTGAGCAGCGACGACACCAGGCGTGTCCCGGCTGACCTCAGGGGATTGCGCACCCATCGCAGGAGCAGCCCGAGGTGGAGCAGGCTCACCAGTGCATAGCTCGCACCGAGGAGGATGAGGAACCCCGGCGCCGCCTCCGCGCCCGCGTAAGGGGCGAAGCGGCCAATCGGCGAGGACTGAAGCGGGATCGCGAGGACTAGCAGGAGGAGCACGATCGGCACCCATCGGGGCGATCCCCCGCGGCGCCTCCACCGCTCCGGGTCCGCTGTCCTGCCCTCATGCTCGGCACGCAGCTTCTCTCCGCCGAAGCGCACCGCCCGCACCAGCGAGCGGTCCTGGAGCACGATCCGCGCCTCCGCCTCCCCGAGCCGGAGGGGACCGTCGGCCGTCAGCGCCCAGGTGACCGGGGCACGATGCGAGGGCGGCTGCGCACGAGCGGCGTCCGCGGCGCGCTCGGGATCGGTCATCCCCCGAGTCTCCCAGAGGGGCGGCCGGGCTCACCTCACGGGATCGGCTCGTCCAGGACGTGGGTGACCAGCTCCGCGACCTTAGACCGCTCGGAGCGCTGCAGGGTGATGTGGGCGAAGAGGTCCTTCTCCTTCAGCGCCTCGACCACGCTGGCGATGCCGTCGTACCGGCCGATCCGCAGGTTGTCGCGCTGGGCGATGTCGTGGGTGAGGACCACGCGGGAGTTTTGACCGATGCGGGAGAGCATGGTCAGCAGTACGTTGCGCTCCAGGGACTGCGCCTCGTCCACGATCACGAAGGCGTCGTGCAGGGATCGGCCGCGGATGTGGGTCAGCGGCAGCACCTCGAGCATCCCGCGGGAGAGCACCTCGTCGATCACGTTCTGGGACACCATCGAGCCCAGGGTGTCGAACACTGCCTGTCCCCACGGTCCCATCTTCTCGCTCTGGTCCCCGGGTAGGTAGCCCAGTTCCTGGCCACCGACGGCGAACAGGGGGCGGAACACCATGATCTTGCGCTGGGTGCGGCGCTCCAGCACGGCCTCCAGCCCGGTGCACAGGGCCAGGGCACTCTTGCCGGTGCCGGCGCGACCGCCCAGGGACACGATGCCGATGGACTCGTCCAGCAGCAGATCGATCGCGATGCGCTGCTCGGCGGAGCGACCGGCCACCCCGAACACCGTCTGGTCACCGGGGACCAGTCGCACCTGCTTGTCCTTGGTGACCCGTCCCAGCGCGGAGCCGCGGGGGCTGGTGATGGTGAGCCCGGTGTGCACGGGCTGGTGGGCCACCTCGGGGATCTCCACCAGCTCGCCGTCGTACAGGTCGCTCATGGTCTGCTCGTCCACGGTGGTGGTGACCATGCCGGTGTAGCCGCGGTCGCGGGCGAGCTCGGCCCGGTACTCCTCGGCGTGGACGCCGGAGGCCGAGGCCTTGATGCGCATGGGCAGGTCCTTGGACACCAGCACCACGTGCTTGCCCTCTAGCTGCAGGTTCTTGGCGACCGCGAGGATGCGGGTGTCGTTGTCGCCCAGTCGGAAGCCGTCGGGCAGGGCGGCGGTGGACTGGTGGTTCAGCTCCACGTGCACCCGACCGCCGTCCTGGCCGATGGGCAGGGGCATGGAGAGGTTGCCGTGGAGGTCGCGCAGGTCGTCCAGGATGCGCAGGGCCTGCCGGGCGAAGTAGCCCAGGTCGGGGTGGTGGCGCTTGGCCTCCAGCTCGGTGATCACCACGATCGGCAGCACGATGTCGTGCTCGGCGAAGCGGGTGAGGGAGTGCGGATCGGCCAGCAGCACGGAGGTGTCCAGCACGTAGGTGATCACGCCGGTCTCGACGTCCGGCAGCATCTCCTGAGCGGCCCCGGGCACCAGCGACGGCACGACCGGCGTGCCCCCTCCTGCTCCGGTGACGGCAGCTCCGGGACTGCTGGCCCCGGCAGTGCTGGGCCCTGCGATGTCGCCGTCGGCGGGCATCGTCTCTCGGGCTGTGGTGGTCTCGTCCATGGGAGCCTCCCCGGGGTTCACGCGGTTGCCTGGACCATAACCCTCGTGGCACCCGCACTCGGGCGCGTCCCGCCATGGACGGGTGGGACGTTCACCCGATCGTCACCGGGCGTTCGGCAGAACCCCGGTACCCACATCGTGCCATCGCAACCGCTTCGGACACGGGAGATACGCGAAACCTTCCGGGCCCCGCGGCCCAGCTGCCGAAGCGGCATGCGCTCCCTGCGCACAGGGGGCAGTTCAGCTGCCGAAGCGGCGCTCGCGCCGGCAGAAGTCGCGCAGCGCTCGCAGCAGGTCCACTCTGCGGAAACCGGGCCAGTAGGTCTCGCAGAACCAGTACTCGGAGTGCACCGACTGCCACAGCAGGAATCCGGAGAGGCGCTGTTCACCGGAGGTGCGGATGATCAGGTCCGGGTCGGGCTGCCCACGGGTGTAGAGGTGCTCGGTGATGGAGTCGATGCTGATGCCGGCGGCGATCTGCTCGGGATCCAGACCGCGTGCCCCCAGGTCCAGCACCAGTTCGCGCACGGCATCCACGATCTCCTCGCGGCCGCCGTAGCCGATGGCGACGTTCACGGTGAGACGGGAGTCGGGCTCGGCATCCTCCTGGATGCGGCCGATGGCTCCACGCACCTCCTCCGGGAGGATCTCTGCACTTCCGGTGAGGCGCACGCAGTAGCCGGCGTCGATGATCTGCTCGACGGTGTCCTTGATGATCCCGTACAGGGCGTCGAGCTCCTCCGGGGGGCGGGACAGGTTGTCGGTGGAGAGCATCCACACGGTGACCAGGGGGATGTGGAGGTCCTCGCACCAGGTCAGGAACTCGACGATCTTGGCGGCGCCCACGCGATGTCCCTCGGCGGTGGTGGCACCGGAGGCCTTGGCCCAGCGGCGGTTGCCGTCCACGATCACCCCGAGGTGCTGGGGCAGCTCGTAGCTCTCCAGCTCCCGGGTGAGGCGGCGCTCGTACACGCGGTACAGCAGGGAGTCGTCATCGACCATGGCGTCTCCCCCTTTCCTCCCGCCGGGTGCACGGCGGAGCTTCGATCATCGTGCGGTCGGGCCTCGGCCCACACGTGGCCAACCGGCCCAGCAGCCGGCCCCGATCGCTGTTCGTGTCCATTATCGGCCGTCGCAGTGCCCGAACACGCCCCGAACAGCGATCCTCACCGGATCCGCACAGCTCGTGGCCGCCATGAGAGAACCCCAGCGACTGCCCGACGGCTGAACGAGGGCCGGCGGGCTGAACGCCGAAGTGACGTAACAACGGTTACGGAACCGTAGGTTACGCTTTACCCATGACCACTGGCGAGCGTCGATCCGACGCAACTGCACCTGCTCCGAACGGCCGTTCCACCTCCACTGCACACAGTGGTCACCGGGCTGCGAACGACGGACGACACGAGCAGCCCATTCGCGGGGGCCTCGCCGTTGATGACGCCGCCTTCAGCGAGACCGTCGATGCGGTGGCGGAGTCCGGCGGCACCGAGCTCGCCGCCGAGCAGATCCCCACCGCGGAGCACTACCCGTTCGCGCCGCGCACGCTCACCCGCGCGATGGCACGCCGCGCCGCGCAGCTGGGCCTGCAGCTGCCGAAGCCGCGGCTGCGCGGCATGATCCACCTGGCCACCTTTCCCGTGGTGCTGATCACCGGCCTGCTGCTGGTGGCCTTCGGCGAGACCCTCGCGATCCGCCTGGCGTGCACGGTGTTCGTGGCCACCGCATCCCTGCTGTTCGGCATCAGCGCCCTCTACCACCGCGGCACCTGGTCACCGCAGCACGCGATCATCCTGCGCCGCTTCGACCACGCCAACATCTTCCTGATCATCGCCGGCACCTACACGCCGCTCGCCATCTCCCTGCTTCAGCCGCGCGACGCGGCCACCCTGCTGGCGATCTGCTGGGGCGGCGCCGCCGTGGGCGTGCTGTTCCGACTGTTCTGGACCGGCGCCCCCCGCTGGCTGTACGTCCCGGCGTACATCGCGCTGGGCTGGGTGGCCATCTTCTACATGCCGCAGATGCTGGCCGGCGGTGGCTGGGCAGTCGTATCGCTGCTCGTGGCAGGCGGCCTCGCCTATACCGCGGGAGCGATGGTCTATGCCGTGAAACGACCCGACCCGTCACCGGCGTGGTTCGGCTACCACGAGATCTTCCACGTGGGCACGGTGGCCGGTTTCGCCTGCCACTTCGCGGCCGTCGCGCTCTCGATCAGCTGAGGTAGACGGTCGAGTCGGTGAGCAGGCCGGCGCGATCGCGCTCAGCCTGACAGGGCCGACCCGTGCCTGCGCTCAGCGGTGCGCGGACGGCGGGCCCGGCTCGTCGCTCGGGGGCTCGACGCGTGGGGTCTCGCTGTCCGCGGGGACCTGGTCAACCGCGCGAGGGTCCTGGGGGTCCTGCCCTTCGTACCGCTCCTTGACACGTGCGGCCGCCTGGACGCGGCGCACGCGACGGGCCATGTCCACCAGCAGCAGCACCAGCAGTGCGGCGAGGATGAAGGTGAAGAAGAACCCTTCCAGCCCCGGTGAGACGCTGACCGGCGTGAACTCCTGACCGTCCGAGGGGCTCGGCGCCGCGTGCAGTACCTCCGCCAGCGCACGTTCGGCGGGTACCAGTGCGGGATTCATCGTCCCTCCCCGTCGGACGACGACTCATGGCCCTCACTGCGCACCAGGTCCAGCCAGCCGCCCTCCTCTGGCTGCGCCCTCTCAGGCTCCTCGTGGCGGATCCCGGCGAACAGGTCCGTCTCCGGCAGCTCCACACCGATGCGGGAGATGCGCAGTTCGTAGTCGTCGGTGCCCCAGGCGTGGGTGTCGACGTCGTGCGCGATGCGGAAGAACGGTCCCTCCGGATCGACCTGGGTGGCATGGGCGCGCAGGGCATCGTCCCTGACCTGCAGGTAGTCGCGCACGTCCACGCGGGTGGTGAGCAGGCGGTCGGTGCGCTCGTCGAAGTGCAGCAGCATGTCCTCCAGCTCCTCGTTGGGCTGGCCCTCCTCGCGGAGGTAGCGAGCGATCGCCGCGAAGCGCTGCCGGTGGAATGCGTTGATGTAGTAGAGCTTGGCGATCGCCCACGGCTCCCCCAGCTCCGGGGCGAACTCCGGATCCGCGGCGAGGTCGAAGGCGGCCATGGAGATGCGGTGCACCTGGATGTGGTCGGGGTGCGGGTACCCCCCGTTCTCGTCGTACGTGGTCATCACGTGGGGGCGCAGTCGCCGCACGGCCTCGACCAGAGGACGCGCGGCCTCCTGGACCGGGATGGTCGCGAAGGAGCCCTCGGGCAGCGGCGGCAGCGGGTCGCCGCTGGGAAGGCCGGAGTCCTCGAAGCCGAGCCATTCGTGCTGCACGCCGAGGATCTCCTGGGCGCGGGCCATCTCCTCACGCCGCACGGCCGGGAGGTCCGCTTCGATCTCCGCGTTGCCGCGCAGCTTGGGGTTCAGGATGTCGCCGCGTTCACCGCCGGTGCAGGTGATCACGGTGACCTCGACGCCTTCGCGGGCGTAGCGGGCGGTGCTCCCGGCGCCCTTGGACGACTCGTCGTCGGGGTGCGCATGGACGGCCACCATGCGCAGGGGCTCACCGGGGGCAGGCAGGACGACGTTCACGGATCTCCTCGACCGATCGGGACACGAACAGCTGTGGCGCGGTGGTGCAGCAGTGCTGTGCGGGTGGGACCGCACCGGGCGCTGCCGCCCGCACCACCGGGTGAGCCTACGCCACCTGTATGAAGAAGATCCTTGAGGCCGGGGTCGCCGTTCACACGGGGTCACCGGGCCCGGGACCGCCCCCAGGCCCGTCTGGGACACTGGCCCCATGAGTGCAGCACCGCATCGCCCGGCCGAGCGCTACGGCGGGCCGATCGTCTCCCGTCGCACCGGCCGCATCCTGGTGGTGCTGGTTGCCATCGTCTTCCTGGCCACCGTGGTGCTGATCGGCATCCGCTTCGCCGATCAGCCCGTCAAGGCCGAGATGCTCAGCTACGAGCACGTGGCCGAGGACAGGATCGCGGTGAGCTTCACCGTGACCATGAGCCCCGGCACAGAGGCGGAATGCGCCGTCCAGGCGATGAACGAAGGCCGTGCCCAGGTCGGGTTCGTCGAGGTGGAGGTGCCTGCACAGGATCAGCGCCGTAGCGCCCACCGCGTGGAGATCGCCACCCAGGGTGATGCCGTCTCGGCGGAGGTGCTGGGCTGCGAGCCCCGCTGAGCTTGGGACGCGGTTGAGCTTGGGACGCGGTTGAGCTTCGGGCCCCGCTGAGCCTCGGGCGCGGCTGAGCTTCGGGCGCGGTTGAGCCACCGCCCCTTTCCGGCGCCGGGTCCCGAGGGCATCCCCACTGACCGCCCGCGTCTGGCGAGTCCCGCGTTGACCAGCAGGTTCGCGGTCTCCGCCAGTACTCGTCCAGGGATATGCCCGTGCGCGTGTAAACTGTCCTGATACCGGCTTCGTGCCGGTTATTCATTTCCCGCACACGGGGCGCATGCGCACATGTGCCCCGTATTTGCGTAGGTGGGGCCCTCTGCTCCGCTGCGCACCAGAACTTCGACAGGAGTGAACCCATGAGCAGCCAGCCGAATGGCGCCTGGCTCACCCAGGACGCGTACGACCGCCTGGCCAAGGAGCTCGAGGAGCTCGAGGGCCCGGGTCGCGCCGAGGTTGCGGAGCGCATCGCTGCGGCCCGCGACGAGGGCGACCTCAAGGAGAACGGCGGCTATCACGCCGCCCGTGAGGAGCAGGGCATGATGGAGGCGCGCATCGCCGACCTCCAGCGCCTGCTGAAGAACGCCGTGGTGGGCGAGGCCCCCAAGGATGACGGCGTGGTCGAGCCGGGCATGGTCGTGACCATCTCCCTGGCCGGCAAGGAGCGCACCTTCCTGCTGGGCAACCGTGAGATCGCCGACGGCGACGACCTCGAGGTCTACTCGACCGAGTCCCCGCTGGGCGCTGCCATCCATGGCAGCTCCGTCGGTCAGACCATCGACTACACCGCGCCGAACGGCAAGTCGTTCCCGGTGGAGATCCTGAAGGCGAAGCCGTACAAGAGCTGACCGCCCGGCCATGTGGCCACTGCGCTGAGAAGAGGGCCCCTTCCCGGTATCGACCGGGAAGGGGCCCTCTTCTTGGCTTCGGCAGCAGATCAGCAGCCCTGCCGTGCCGGGTCTTCTCAGGCCACGGTGCGGCGGCGGAGCTGCCGGAAGTGGGCTTCGGCCCCAGCATCGAGCCCCAGTTCGGGGCTGGGATCACGCCCCACCACGTACAGCATCGTGGCGTTGACGAAGGCGATCAGCGGGATCGCGAACAGCGCCCCGGGGATGCCGGCAAGCATCGCACCGGCGGTGACGCCCAGGAACACGGCCAGCGGATGCATCTCCACGGCCTTGCCCATCAGGAACGGCTGCAGCACGTTGCCCTCGATCTGCTGGACGGCCAGAACGATGCCCAGCATGATCAGCGCCGATACCCAGTTGTTCAGCACCAGCACCAGCAGTACGGCGATCGCGCCGGAGGCGAAGGCACCGACCAGGGGGATGAAGCTGAACAGGAACACCAGCAGCCAGATCGGCACCGCGTAGGAGCCGAGGCCCAGCACCACCATGCCGAGCGCGATGCCCACGGCGTCCACGGCGGCCACCAGGATCTGGGTGCGCACATACGCCGATAGGGCCTTCCAGCCGCGGCGGAACGCCTCATGGGTGGGGATGCGAGCGTCCGGGGGCAGCAACCCCACCACCCAGCGCCAGATCGCGGTGCCGCTGGAGAGCAGGAAGAACAGGGTGAACAGGCAGATCACGATGCCGGTCGCCACGTTGCCCAGCACCGCGGCGGTGCTCAGAGCACTGCTGACGAGCTGGGAGGCGTTCTGCTGAAGCTGGGTGATTCCCTCGTTGATCGCCGAGTTGATCATCGGGTCATCGATCTGGAAGGTGGTCTGTGCCCAGTCGAGGATCGCCTGGAAGCCGTCGACGGCCTTTGCCTGGATGTCGGCGAACTGGGCGATCAGCTGCCGACCGGCCAGGGTGAACATCCCGGAGATGACCAGCAGCAGACCGATCAGCGCGATGCCGCTGGATGCTGCACGACCCAGGAAGGTGTACCTGGTGAGGACCTGCACCACGGGCTGAAGCATCACGGCCAGCAGGATCGCGATCAGCACCGGGATCACGATGGTGGTGATCTTCAGCAGACCCCACAGCACCAGGGCGATGGCCGCGACGACGATGATCAGTCGCCATGACCAGGCGGCCGCCCGGCGCACGCCGATCGGGATCTCGTCGACCTCCTGCGGCACAGCGGGGGGACGCGGCGCGGGGCGCAGCTTGGACATGGGGATCTCCTTCCGATGGGTCTGGTCGACCCGGTGCCCACTCTAGTGCGGGCCGCGCCCCCACCCCATGCCCCGTGGACGGCACCGACCCTCGATCACGTCACGTTCGACGAAGGTCGCCCCCGACTCCGCCGCT is drawn from Brachybacterium muris and contains these coding sequences:
- the istA gene encoding IS21 family transposase — protein: MVRKIRAKLVLQLRAEGLSGRAISSSQGMSRKSVRAVFEAADAAGIGWGDIADVADEQVYARLFPGRGEHESVFAQPDWEQVHREMARVGVTLKLLHGEYFDATTAAGDPAMGYDRFCRTYQHHVMVTGAASRVGHKAGQSVEVDWSGPTMELADPVTGEVSKVFLFVACLPFSRYAFCFPALDMRQESWLRAHVAMFEALGGTVPRIVPDNLKTGVVKHPREGEIVLNDAYREMAAHYSAAVLPGRVRKPKDKASVENTVAHVATWVIAGLRDQRFTSLPELAAAIGQRMEAYNAEPFQKRPGSRASVFDAEERPLLTPLPAVPYEISTWHYGRRVGRNGHVTFARNFYSAPFAHIGAKVDLRITARTLEIYQGSQRLTSHLLLPETASNEYRTNDADLPAGERFQAWDAQRVRAWADRVGPATVIVIQRIFESVPIVEQGLDPALAVLRLSRRFSVDRVEAACALALTGRVRSPRYAHLHPILATGQDKVAALRPPREEPAEDGGYVRGADYYAGGVR
- a CDS encoding ATP-binding protein, with translation MSVIDNDTKRKLREMGATALLDAIDAQDEAHVLGMSFQERLQLIVDEAHSIFNHGKVEGLIRRAGLRYPGADLRRLDLVEERGLNRNVIAQLATCSFIQRQQNVVFQGFTGSGKSYLGCALAKQACQHRLRAHYIRMPDLEEAWALAKDKPQGQTKFLRKYSTFSLLVIDEWLLDHPDEGMRSMLLELLERRYDTGSTVFCTQYPKKDWHARLGGAVHADAIMDRIVHNTIWIDTGDRNMREHTALPQ
- a CDS encoding PhoH family protein; the protein is MDETTTARETMPADGDIAGPSTAGASSPGAAVTGAGGGTPVVPSLVPGAAQEMLPDVETGVITYVLDTSVLLADPHSLTRFAEHDIVLPIVVITELEAKRHHPDLGYFARQALRILDDLRDLHGNLSMPLPIGQDGGRVHVELNHQSTAALPDGFRLGDNDTRILAVAKNLQLEGKHVVLVSKDLPMRIKASASGVHAEEYRAELARDRGYTGMVTTTVDEQTMSDLYDGELVEIPEVAHQPVHTGLTITSPRGSALGRVTKDKQVRLVPGDQTVFGVAGRSAEQRIAIDLLLDESIGIVSLGGRAGTGKSALALCTGLEAVLERRTQRKIMVFRPLFAVGGQELGYLPGDQSEKMGPWGQAVFDTLGSMVSQNVIDEVLSRGMLEVLPLTHIRGRSLHDAFVIVDEAQSLERNVLLTMLSRIGQNSRVVLTHDIAQRDNLRIGRYDGIASVVEALKEKDLFAHITLQRSERSKVAELVTHVLDEPIP
- a CDS encoding isoprenyl transferase translates to MVDDDSLLYRVYERRLTRELESYELPQHLGVIVDGNRRWAKASGATTAEGHRVGAAKIVEFLTWCEDLHIPLVTVWMLSTDNLSRPPEELDALYGIIKDTVEQIIDAGYCVRLTGSAEILPEEVRGAIGRIQEDAEPDSRLTVNVAIGYGGREEIVDAVRELVLDLGARGLDPEQIAAGISIDSITEHLYTRGQPDPDLIIRTSGEQRLSGFLLWQSVHSEYWFCETYWPGFRRVDLLRALRDFCRRERRFGS
- the trhA gene encoding PAQR family membrane homeostasis protein TrhA is translated as MAESGGTELAAEQIPTAEHYPFAPRTLTRAMARRAAQLGLQLPKPRLRGMIHLATFPVVLITGLLLVAFGETLAIRLACTVFVATASLLFGISALYHRGTWSPQHAIILRRFDHANIFLIIAGTYTPLAISLLQPRDAATLLAICWGGAAVGVLFRLFWTGAPRWLYVPAYIALGWVAIFYMPQMLAGGGWAVVSLLVAGGLAYTAGAMVYAVKRPDPSPAWFGYHEIFHVGTVAGFACHFAAVALSIS
- the mca gene encoding mycothiol conjugate amidase Mca → MNVVLPAPGEPLRMVAVHAHPDDESSKGAGSTARYAREGVEVTVITCTGGERGDILNPKLRGNAEIEADLPAVRREEMARAQEILGVQHEWLGFEDSGLPSGDPLPPLPEGSFATIPVQEAARPLVEAVRRLRPHVMTTYDENGGYPHPDHIQVHRISMAAFDLAADPEFAPELGEPWAIAKLYYINAFHRQRFAAIARYLREEGQPNEELEDMLLHFDERTDRLLTTRVDVRDYLQVRDDALRAHATQVDPEGPFFRIAHDVDTHAWGTDDYELRISRIGVELPETDLFAGIRHEEPERAQPEEGGWLDLVRSEGHESSSDGEGR
- a CDS encoding DUF4307 domain-containing protein, whose protein sequence is MSAAPHRPAERYGGPIVSRRTGRILVVLVAIVFLATVVLIGIRFADQPVKAEMLSYEHVAEDRIAVSFTVTMSPGTEAECAVQAMNEGRAQVGFVEVEVPAQDQRRSAHRVEIATQGDAVSAEVLGCEPR
- the greA gene encoding transcription elongation factor GreA, with product MSSQPNGAWLTQDAYDRLAKELEELEGPGRAEVAERIAAARDEGDLKENGGYHAAREEQGMMEARIADLQRLLKNAVVGEAPKDDGVVEPGMVVTISLAGKERTFLLGNREIADGDDLEVYSTESPLGAAIHGSSVGQTIDYTAPNGKSFPVEILKAKPYKS
- a CDS encoding AI-2E family transporter translates to MSKLRPAPRPPAVPQEVDEIPIGVRRAAAWSWRLIIVVAAIALVLWGLLKITTIVIPVLIAILLAVMLQPVVQVLTRYTFLGRAASSGIALIGLLLVISGMFTLAGRQLIAQFADIQAKAVDGFQAILDWAQTTFQIDDPMINSAINEGITQLQQNASQLVSSALSTAAVLGNVATGIVICLFTLFFLLSSGTAIWRWVVGLLPPDARIPTHEAFRRGWKALSAYVRTQILVAAVDAVGIALGMVVLGLGSYAVPIWLLVFLFSFIPLVGAFASGAIAVLLVLVLNNWVSALIMLGIVLAVQQIEGNVLQPFLMGKAVEMHPLAVFLGVTAGAMLAGIPGALFAIPLIAFVNATMLYVVGRDPSPELGLDAGAEAHFRQLRRRTVA